A stretch of DNA from Spirosoma endbachense:
ATGGGATTTGTCACGTTGGCGGGCTTTGTGGCGCAGGGGATTCTGGGAGCAAACCTTTACAACGCCAAGGGGAATGATTACACACGGCTCCATAGCGCTCATGAAACGGTAGGCACGATTATCAACGTGACCTATGCAACTACAGCGTTATTGTCGCTTACTGCCCCACCCCCGCTCATTGGCAAACGGGAACGGGGATTGAATTCGATTAAAATTCACAAGTATCTGGCAATCCTTCATATTGCCGGAATGATTACAACGAACATACTTGCTAGAAAAATTGGGCAAAACCCGGACCTCAAACCATACCATCGGGCAGCCGCCTACACGACATTTGCCGCCTTCACAGCTGCAATGGTTGTCATGAAATTCTAAATAACCCAATCCCATGACCATTCCTAAACCTCACAATTATGAACTTATGCATCTCAGTCGCGCTGGCCCTGATTACCTGGCAACCAATCCCACAACCCGTTCGCCACCACTGGTGTGACAAGCCAACACACAAGCTGCGCTGGCTGAACCACAAGATAAAGGAGATTGAAATCTTCCCCCATTTTAATAACGGTTGGGAGATGCATCAGGCTCGTTATTGGGGACAAGAAGTATTCGTCTTACACTTGTTTCGGTATGGTGGCAAAAGTCGAGGCTTTTTACTCTATAATCATCATGGCGAATTAATTGTCACCTGGGAACGAGCTGACTCCGTCCAGCTGACGGATATGATTGGCGACCGAATGCTCGCAGCCAGTCCAGGCCGATTGAAGAACCGATGATATAACTTTCCCAGAACATAGGGTCTATTTTTCTATGTTCTGGGAAAGTATTTAGAGACTATCTTAACGAAACGAGTACAAAGCCTTGGGTAGATTCGGACCGCAATGCCGTCTCAAACCAGTGCGGTCCGATTCAAATGGGTCGCATCGATCGTTGCACTACCAGAAAAGCACTGTGTTATGTTCGGTTTATTTTTTTAATGTAGCAAGTAACTCATCTAATCCTTCCATGGCCAAGGCTAGTCCTTCCTTAAAGCCCATTTGAAGTGTTGTCTCAAGTTGAGCCAAATCGTCATAGGAAATGTGGAGTTCTACAAGCGTTACCGGCCCTTTGTCTTCAAAGACAACTTCCCATTTCGATCGTGGTAAACCTTTATTAATGTTACCTGCTTCGTCGGCAAAGGCATCTAAACCTGTGAATTTTTTTTGCACCTGAATGCTCTGGTAATCTATCCAGGCCCAATGTTCTTCGCCTTCGGGTCCTACCATGGCGTAATGCCAATGGCCACCTTCTCTAAAGTCCATTGTTTTTGTTCTTGCTTTCCAGGGTTTGGGAGCCCACCATAGATCAAGGATTTCGCTTTTCGTGTACGCATCCCAAACCAAAGGTCGTTCTGCCGCAAATTCTCTTTTTACTAATATTGTGTTATTTTCCTTATTTACAGAAAAATCAAACGTTAAGTTGGTGTTCATTTTTGTTCGTTTTTAATTGTTAATAATACATTGTCAAGCTCGTTAAAGCGGCTTTCCCATAGCTTCTTGAACTGGTCAAGCCACTGATCAACTTCTTTCATTTTGGTTATTTCGAGCCGATAGTAAATTTCCCGTCCCCTATGCTCTGGTATTACCAATTCGCATTCCGCTAGTAAACGGAGATGCTTGGAAACGGCTTGCCGGGTTGTATCAAAGTGTTCGGCAATGGCATTGGGTGTCATTGGCTGAGAAGCAATGAGTACTATGATAGCCCGCCTTGTTGGGTCGGCAATTGCCTGAAATATATCCCGTCTCATTACTTCATTGATTCGTTTGCGCAACTAATTGGTTGCAAATATAAGCAACTAATTGGTTGCACAAAAGTTTTTAATTGTTTTTGTCATAATTGAACAGTAGCTGGAGGAGTAATTGAAGGATACCCTTCGTGATAACACACGATAAGTAATTATTATCAGTGCGAAAAATTACCCATTAGGCCTCTAATGGGTAAATCCAGGTACCGAGCAGCCCGTCAAATCCTGGTTTACTACCGGTCCTCAACTACAGTCGGAGGGAGTGAATTTCATTCATGACGCATAGCACTTGCGTCTGGCGGAAGTCGAGAAATTAGAAGCTGAACGCTTGGGCAGACGATATACAGCTAAACGTTCAAACGGCTTCGTAATCAGTAATAGATCAGAGCTAAAAGGCTGTTGTATGGCTCCGACTTTAGGTCATGAAGTATCGGCAACAGCAGGTCGTTTGTTTTGTTCACGTTCCTTGGAACTCAACGCAACTAACCTGCTCAAAACGGTTTTTATGGCAATACAACAAACTCGGCAGTAGCCGTTATCTTGTCGTAGCCTCCTTCCAGAATGTATCGAAACTGCATGGGTCCTGGGTTGATACTGGGTACCACAAAATCGTACTCACAACCATTAACCTTGGTCAAGTATGTCCAGAAGCCGGTGTATGACTGTTTGGTATTGGGATAAAAACACCCGATCCAATCGCCACTACCGGGTTTGTCGCCCGGATACATGTATCGAATTTTGACCGTTTGGCCAACCCGTGCTGAATTTGGTACGATGGTTAATCCGTAGGTGGTACTGCGTAGGCAACCACCTGCGTTGTTGGTGGGAGGTTGAACTGGATTAGTGACCACCTGTCCACTTGCCACATATTTGAGGAGATAATCCACCCATTGCGTGGCTGAGGGATCGGAAGGGCTAGCCGCCGATACATAGGCCTGTGTTCGGGAGCCGACCGCAAGACACGAAACGCAAACGCTTGTTCGAGTCGTTAAGTTAGTGGAAGCCACCCACCAGTCGCCTTGCGCCGTGATTTGATATTGCCCGTTGGCGAGGCCTTGTCGGGCCTTGGCCAGACAATCGGACTGGGAGAGAGTCACCCATGCCTGATTGAAGCGCAGCGTTATGGGTGAACCTTGCCCCCTAACGGCGGTATTGGCAGGAAGAGTTGAACCCTGCCCCGCCATGTATCTGACCAGATAGTCGACCCATTGGCTAGCCTGAGGGTCGGAGGCCCCTGCTGCCGATACATAGGCCTGTGTTTGTGAACCGACCGTAAGACACGAAACGCAAACGGCTGTTCGAGTCGTTAAGTTAGTGGAAGCCACCCACCAGTCGCCCTGTCCCGTGATTTGATATTGCCCGTTGGCGAGGCCTTGCCGGGCTCTGGCCAGACAATCGGACTGGGAGGTCGTAATCCAGATCTGATTGAAACGCAGACCGGGCGATTGAGCTACCGCAGTTTGGGATACACATACCCAATACACTGTGACTGCCAGGCAGTTAAAGGACCAGCCTTTCATAA
This window harbors:
- a CDS encoding SRPBCC family protein, with the translated sequence MNTNLTFDFSVNKENNTILVKREFAAERPLVWDAYTKSEILDLWWAPKPWKARTKTMDFREGGHWHYAMVGPEGEEHWAWIDYQSIQVQKKFTGLDAFADEAGNINKGLPRSKWEVVFEDKGPVTLVELHISYDDLAQLETTLQMGFKEGLALAMEGLDELLATLKK
- a CDS encoding ArsR/SmtB family transcription factor, which translates into the protein MRRDIFQAIADPTRRAIIVLIASQPMTPNAIAEHFDTTRQAVSKHLRLLAECELVIPEHRGREIYYRLEITKMKEVDQWLDQFKKLWESRFNELDNVLLTIKNEQK